DNA sequence from the Acidobacteriota bacterium genome:
GCACAACAATTGTGCCGTGGCTACATCACGATCTTGTTCAGTGGGTACTCGACGATTCCTTGCGCGCCAGCGCCCTTCAGGCGCGGGATGATGACGCGCACCAGCTTTTCTTCGAGAATGGTGTTCACCGCGATCCAGCCGGTTTCGCTGAGCTGCGAGATAGTCGGTTGTTTCAGCGCGGGCAGCACGGCAAGTACGGCCTTGAGATTATCTTGATGCACGTTCAGCATCAGGCCCACGCGCCCGTGCGCCAGCATCGCACCTTCCAGCAACATCTTGATGTTGGCGAGTTTCTCCTGCTTCCAAGCGTCCTGCCATGATTGCTTATTGGCGATCAACACGGTGTTCGACTCGAGCACCGTGTCGACAATTTTCAGCTTGTTGGCGCGCAACGACGAGCCGGTCTCGGTTACCTCCACGATGGCATCGGCCAGCAGCGGCGGCTTCACTTCGGTCGCGCCCCAGGAAAATTCCACTTTCGCGGTTACGCCGTGGCGGGCCAGATATTTCTCTGTGGCCTTCACCAACTCGGTGGCCACGATCTTGCCTTGCAGGTCCTTCGGACCTTGGATGTTGGAACTCTCGGGCACGGCCAGCACCCAGCGCACTTTGCCGAAGCTGGCCTTCGAGTAAACCAGATTTGTTACTACGACGATGTCGGCATCATTTTCGATGACCCAGTCGTGGCCGGTGAGACCCGCATCGAGCACGCCGTCTTCCACATAGCGCGCCATCTCCTGCGCGCGGATCAGCACGCACTCGATCTCGTCGTCGTCGATATTCGGATAGTAGGAACGGGAGCCCACGGTGATCTTGAAACCGGCGCGAGCGAACAACTCGATGGTGGCGTCCTGCAAACTTCCCTTGGGGATACCCAGCTTGAGCTTGCTCATTTACTTGGCCTCCTTGGCCAGTGCGGCGGGTTTCGGCGCATAGTACGCCTTAGGATCATAGGACCGCGGCTCAACCTCTACCAGCTTGCCGTCTTCCACGCGTCGAAAAAAACAGGAGTAGTAGCCTTCATGGCAGGTGCCTGGGCCGAGCTGGTCGGCGACGCAGAGGATCGTGTCGAGGTCGCAATCGACAAGCACCTCACGGACCTTCAGCACATGCCCGGAGGTTTCCCCCTTCATCCACAGCTTGTTCTGGGAGCGGCTGAAGAAGGTTACGTTACCCGAGGCGAGGGTCTTGTCGAACGCCTCCTGGTTCATGTAGCCAAGCATGAGCACCTTACCCGTGCCGGTCTCCTGCACCACGGCGGGGATCATGCCGCCGCTTTTCTTGAAATCCAGTTGGAACTCTGTGCTCATTTCCTTCGCTCAACTTTCTGTAACAATGCGATGCCGGGGTCCTATCAGAGCCGCGACCGGGAAAATGGCCGCAAAAAAACCCGCCAGTTGGGAAGCTAGCGGGCCGCTTGGTACCGAGATAAATTCTATGCGCTGGCTGAAACGGCTCCGCTATGTCACACAATGGTGTGCGTGGTGGTGGACGTGCCCAGAGTCGTATTGAATCCGTTGTATAACCATGAATTTACAAAATATCGCACCCGGAGCATTCTGTCAACCGTTACCGCTCTATTCGAAATTTGTTATAGTTACGCATTGTTGGACCGTACGAAGGACGCGCTATGGGGGGACTCGACTTGAAGGAGACTTTGTTGAGCATTGCCTTGATGGTGGGAATCCTTGGCGCGAGCTGGTTCTTCACGGAATGGTTTACGCGCAAGATGTATTATCGCTGCCGCAACTGCATCACCATTAACGCCAAGCGCCGCTCGCACTGCCGCAAATGCGGCCATCCCCTGCCGTAAGCCCAATAGGCGCGTGATATAGTGAAGTTTTTGCAAGGATGGAGAAGCCCGTCTTGTATCTCGCAACACAATCTCGAATTCAGCAGGCCGTGCGCGACTTCGCGCAGCGACAGTGGCAGCTCGATGTGAATGTGCTGATTAGCGTGCCGCCGCAGCCCGCGATGGGCGACATGGCGCTGGTGCTGGCCATGGAATTGGCGCGCAAGCTGCGCCGCCCGCCAAAGCAGATCGCAGAGGAAATTGCCACCGAGGCGCGCTTGGTGCCTGGCGTCGCACGCGTCGAGGTAGCAGGCGCGGGTTACGTGAACATCTTTCTCAACCGCGCAGCCTATGCGAGTCGCATGATGGCGGCGCCTATCGCCAAAACTCAAGTCTCGACTGCGCTCCCGCTCGCGGAAAAAATTATCGTTGAGCACACCAACATAAATCCCAATAAGGCGGCGCACATCGGACATTTGCGCAACGCGGCGCTGGGCGACACTTTTGTCCGCCTGCTGCGCGCGCGCGGGGCTCCGGTGGAGGTGCAAAACTACATCGACAACACCGGCGTGCAGGTGGCCGACGTGGTCGCTGGCTTCCTGCACATGGAAATGAAATCTCCGGATGATGTCGCGCGGCTGATCGCTGATCCCACGATTCGTTTCGACTACTACTGTTGGGATTTGTACGCGCGCGTCTCCAAGATCTTTGAGGAAGATAAGTCTCGGCTGGAGTTGCGCCGGCGGACGCTGCAAGAGATCGAGCATGGCGAGGGCGACACGGCCAGAGTGGCCGAGATGGTGGCAACGGAGATTGTCCGCTATCATCTGCGCACCATGCTGCGGCTGGGCGTGGAGTACGACGTGCTGCCGCGCGAAAGCGAAATTCTGCACCTGCGGTTTTGGGATCAGGCCTTTGAATTACTCAAACAGCGGGAAGCGATCTACCTGGAAAGCGTAGGTAAGAACGCCGGCTGCTGGGTGATGCGGCAAAAGGGAGCTGCGGAGACCGCTGCAAAGGAGATTGACTCGGCAGCCGCAGCAGCCACAGTGGATGACACCAAGGTCATTGTTCGGTCCAACGGCACCGTTACCTATGTGGGCAAGGACATCGCCTATCAATTGTGGAAATTTGGGTTGTTGGGGCGCGACTTCCACTATCAGCCATTCCATACCTACCCAGACGGCAGAGTGCTCTGGGTGAGCAGCATGACGAGCGGGCAAGCGGGCGCGCCCGCCTTCGGCCAGGGACAGAAAGTCTACAACGTCATTGATGTCCGGCAATCGTATCTACAGGACATTGTCGCGCAGGGACTGCGCGCGCTGGGCTATGAGAGCGAGGCGGATCGCTCGATTCACTTCTCCTATGAGATGGTCGCGCTATCGCCGCGCACTTGCGAACTGATGGGTATCGAGCTGAGTGCGGAGGATAAGGCGCGTCCGTTTGTGGAAGTGTCTGGACGCAAAGGACTGGGCATCAAGGCGGACGACTTGATCGACCGACTGATTGACGAGGCCCGGCGTGAGGTGGACTCCCGCCACCCGGATACTCCGGACGAAAAGCGGGCCGAGATCGCTCAGAAGATCGCTATTGGAGCGCTGCGCTACTTCCTGCTGAAGTTCACCTGCACGTCGGTGATCGCCTTTGATCTGAAAGATGCGCTGAGTTTTGAAGGCGAAACGGGACCGTACGTGCAGTACGCCGTAGTGCGCGCCCGCAACATTTTCCGCAAACTGTCCGATGAAGGCGGCCGTTTCGATTTGAGCAGAATTACACCGGAGCTGCTGGCGTCGTCGTTGAACTCGCCGGAAGGAGATAGCTTCTGGCAACTGCTATATTTGTCCAGCCGATGGGAATTTGCAGTCGAGCAGGCCGTGGCGACATCGGAGCCTGCCGCGATGGCCAAATATTCATTCCAACTGGCTCAGGCCTTCAACTACTTCTACCACCAGCATCGCATCCTGATCGAGCCGGATGCGGACCGCAAGATGTTTCTGCTCTGGCTGGTCTCCGTGCTGGATAGCCACCTCACCCACGCGATCGAGCTGCTGGGCATCGAAGTCCCCGCCGCGATGTAGCGTGGCTGATCTTCAATCAATGCATCACCTAATTGATGGATACCCGCATAGGATTGATGGAAGAACAGCGTGTAACTGTGTCCACAGTCCTAGTGAAAGAACGGGACTGGAGGCACATTGGCAGAAGTATCACACACCCACATAATGGAAACAGACTAAGCGAAAGTCCTTTAAGCGCGGCAACCGGCTCTCTCCTCTCCGACAGCCGGTTCCCCGCCAAGGACGACAAAGAAAGCCTTCTAGCAATCTTCTGATTGGGCTTCTGGTTTGGCTTCTAGTTTGGGTTGAATGCCTCGGGCGAGGGCAAGTTGCTCCGCGAAACAACTGAACTGGGATCGATCGCAACCTTCCCTTCGGGCTCGAGCAAGTAGGGCACTCCCGTGGGATCGACGGGCACTGAGGACAACAGTCCGGCAAGGACCAACTCTTGTAAATTATTGGGCCAGCGCTTTTCACGCTGCTGAAATTCGCGAGCAAGTCGTTCGAGCTCATCGACGTCATCGGCTGCCTTCAGTATCTTGAGTTGAAGCTCCGCATTGGCACGAATGGTTTCGTCCTGTGTAGTGGCATGAATCTCCGACCACAAGTAGCGGGAGATGTCCCGGTTGCCGCCTTTGGCGGAGATCGCGGCGGCCATCACCTTCATCCATGGCTGGGCTTTGGGGTTTTTGCTACCCTCCAGATAGGATTTCGCGGCCTGCTCGAAATCACCGAGTTCCCAGTAATAAGTAAATCCCAGGTAATGCCATAGACGCCACGCATCCGGGTTCGCGGCAATGCCCCGGCGCAGCAGTTCCACCGCGTGATCCGGGCGTCCCGCTCCACGCGGTGCCGGAGTTGACAGGAAAAAATTACCGACGGAATAGACCACCAAAAGTTGGGGGTCCAGCTCAACTGCAGTGTTCAGGAGCGGGAAGAGAAGCGAAAAATCCTCTTGGTGATTCACCCGCTGCGTGCCGAAATACTGTACGGCACGGGTCCAATAGAAGTCGGCGAGTAAGCCATTTTGGCCCATGCTCAACGAACGAAGGACCGTTCCCGGCAATACGTAGTCGATAGGCTGCGATTGATTCCTTAGCACATCCAGATGGAGATCAATTTTCTGCTGGACGGCGGCAGACGCCAGCAAAACGCAGAGCACTACCGGCAGGATGATCTTAGTCTGCAAGCCTTGCTGGGGCATTACTTCAAATCCTTCCGGCTGAACATGAGGACAGACGCCAGCAGCAGCACGCTTCCATAGCAGATCGCGTAAACAGTGTTGCTGACAATCAATGAAGCAGCCACAGGCTGACCGTTTGACACCCAGGCGGAAACGCGGAAGTTGCTGAAATTGGGCAGGAGGTAGTAGACGAATTGCACGAGGGAACGAATCAGAGGGTTCTCCGACATGGTGGCAAACATCCGGACATCCTGGGCGAAGGAGCCGATGAAATAAAGCAAGAAGGTATAGAGCGCGGCCAACACGGGGGTGGTGAAACAGGAAAAGAACATGCACAACGCGCTCACCAGGATCAGCTCCAAAACTATGAAATAGATGGCGGCCCAGATGGAAACATCCTGAGCCTCATAGTTGTGCACGAGATAGAAGAGCGTCGCCCACAAGCCCGCTGTCATCACCGCCGTGTTCACCAGCACAGTAAAATTCAGGCCAGCAAATTTTCCCACCACAAATTGCCAGCGGCGGATCGGCTTACTGAGGAGCGGATACAGGCTGCGTTTGTCGATTTCTTTATGCACCGAACCAATCCCCAAAAAGATGGCAATGACCAAACCAAACATGGAGATGGCACTTAACCCGATATTGATGATGATGATTTTATGAATGCCGATGGATATCTGGCCGAAAAGCAGCGCTGACCCGATCATGATTACCGCGAAGGCAACCAGGTTATAGAGCACGCGATCGCGCACCGCTTCGCGGAAGGTGTTGCGGGCGATGGCCAGTGTCTGCGCTACAATCATCGTCGTTCCACCCTTATCAAGAATGCGGCCCGGTCCTATCGACCGCGGCAGGAGCGGAGCGATCCAGCAGGCCGACGAAATAGTCTTCCAAGCTGAAGCGAAGCGGGTTCAGCGAAATCAGGTGAGCCCGCCCGGCAGCACAGATCGCATGTAATTCCCTCACCCTGTCCTCGCCAACCTCCAGACGGAAATGGCCGCCTGAACTCACTGCCGGCATACTGGCGAGCGCCTCCAACTTTCTTTTAGTTTCTGGCTCGTCGCACTCCACGATGGCTTCATATCCAGATTCGCGGCGCAAAAGATCGGCAATCCGTCCGACGCCGACCAGCTTACCCCTGCCCAGAATCGCCACGCGGTCGCAAAGCGCCTCGGCGTCGGACAGTATGTGTGTGCTGAAGAAAATCGTTTTGCCCTGCTGCTTGAGATGCAGAATCAGATTGCGCACGTCGCGCCGGCCAACGGGGTCCAGCCCGGACATGGGTTCGTCGAGCAGCACAATTTGCGGATCATGCAGAACGGCTTGCGCGATGCCGATTCGTTGCAGCATACCCTTGGAAAACTTCCGTAGAGCGGTGCCCCGAAACTCCTTGAGACCGACTTGATCCAATACGGTCTCTCGCCGCTCGTGGCGCTGGGCGGCTGTCATAGGAAAAAACCGGCCAAAATAGTCCAGCAACTCGTCTGGCGTTAGGTAGTCGTAGAAATAGGGATTCTCGGGCAGATAGCCGACCTGATTAAAAGTCTCCGGAGTGCCGATGGGCGAGCCCAAAATACTCGCGGTACCTTCAGTGGGGGCAATCAGACTGGTAAGAATTTTGAGAGTGGTGGTCTTGCCAGCACCGTTATGGCCCAGAAAGCCGAAAACCTCGCCGGTCTCCACAGATAGCGTGAGGCCATCGAGGACGCGGCGCGGCCTCTTTCGCCAAAAACCGGTCAAGTAATCTTTGCTGAGTCCGATGATCTCAATTGCTGCCATAATAACCAACCAGGAATTATTATAATCAGTCCGCAACCAGCTTGGGAATGACACCAGTGTATTACCTGTTTACTAATTGAATTCGTCCGCCCAGTGAATTCGGGATTCTCCCCCTGCGCTACAATCAGGATATGGCACGCTCAATTTCCTCTGCGCCTTCCTCCAAGACCGGTGCGCCACTGGGGCAGCACTTTCTCGTCGATCGCCGCATCGAACAGCGGATATTTGAGGCCGTGCGCCCGACCTCCCGTTCCGTGGTGCTGGAAATAGGCGGCGGCCCTGGCAATATGACCCGCCTGCTGGCTGAACGCGCAGCGCGGGTGGTCTCGGTGGAAATCGACCGCAAACTCGCCGCGAAACTGGAAGAACAGTTCGCCGATGATTTCCGAGTGGAAATTCTAACCGGAGATATTCTAAAGGTCCCCATTGATGAGATCGCACAGCGTTACGGCGTCGCGCGATTGCTGGTTTTTGGCAACCTGCCGTACTACATCACCTCGCCGATTTTGATGAGGCTATTCGCCAACATGCAAGTGATCGACCGCATCGTAGTGATGATGCAGTACGAGGTCGCCATGCGCATCATCGCCACGCCGGGCACTTCGGAGTATGGCCTGCTCTCGGTAACCTGCCAATACTATACCGAGCCCAAACTTCTGTTCCCCATCCCGGCACACGCGTTCAATCCACCACCCAAAGTGGTATCGGCGCTGGTGAGTATGCCGGTCTGTCCGCAGAAGCTGAGCCTGGGCATTCAGGACGAAGCCGATTTCTGGCTATGGATGCGGGCCGCATTCGCGCAAAAACGGAAGACGCTCGTGAATAACTGGAAAACTCTCGCGCCCGCCCCGGTCATCATGGCTGCGATCGGCAAGGAAGGATTCGACTCGCGCATTCGCGCCGAAGACCTTTCTCTGCGAGAGCTGGCCATATTGTACCGAAACACCAGTCACACCATCCACCACCAAGGCTAGGCTCTCGATTCACTTGCGCCTCGGCGCCCTTGCTCTGTTGTCTCTTTTCTCCGGAGCGAAAGAACCTGTCAGCGATTGACCGCGCGGGACAAGCTTGCTAAGGTTTAGATTGGTTGCGAAATCCTTGCGGGACTCGCCCGCCATGTTTCACCCCATTGCCGCTTGCTCCTTGAATGAAGAAAGACGTCAAACTTAGTTCTGGCATCGAAACCCTGTTTGGCACCCGGGATGAAAACCTGCGGCTGCTGGAATCCGAACTTCGCCTGACCCTCCAGCTCAAGAACGAAGCCATCGAAATTGACGGGGAGCCGCTCGATGTGGAGCGCATGGAGCGCCTGCTCGACGATTACGACAAGCTGATGCAGGAAGGCGTTATTTTTTCCAATGGCGACCTGCGCGGCTTCCTTAAAATCGTCGCCGATGATCCCTCCGCCAGTCTGCACAGCCTGGTAACCAGCAGCCGGAATCGCAATTTAGGCAAGAAGGCGGTCGTGCCCAAGAGCCTTCATCAGCGTATCTACATGGAGTCGATTGATCGCAATGACATGGTCTTCGGTATTGGTCCCGCCGGCACCGGCAAGACCTATCTAGCCGTAAGCATGGCGGTATCCTATCTGCTCGCGCGCCGCGTGAACCGGATCGTCTTGGCACGTCCGGCAGTAGAAGCCGGCGAGCGGCTAGGCTTCCTGCCCGGCACGCTCCAGGAAAAGGTGGATCCGTTTCTTCGTCCTCTTTACGATGCGCTGTACGACCTGCTGGAAGCCGAGAAAGTCGAGCGGTTTCTCGAAAAAGGAGCCATCGAGATTGCGCCCATCGCCTTCATGCGCGGACGCACATTAAACGACAGCTTCGTGATTCTTGATGAAGCGCAGAACACTACCGGCGAGCAGATGAAGATGTTTCTCACTCACCTCGGCTTCAATTCCAAGATGGTCATCACGGGCGACATCACCCAGATTGATCTGCCCGGCGACAAACGTAGCGGCCTGCTCTCTGCGATGGATGTGGTCCAAAAAGTGGAGGGGATCAGTTTTACCTATTTTGATGAACGCGATGTGGTGCGCCACCATCTGGTGCAGAAAATTGTCCGGGCCTACGATGCTTATTCGCAAGCAACCGCGCAGACCAGCGCGGATCAGGAGCGCTTCCGGTTTGCGGGCGAGCCGGGAAGCCATCAGACTTGAAAGCCATGGAAGTCGCCCTATTGAACCAGCAGCGTAGTATTCAGATCGACTGCGCTCGCCTTCGCAGCTATCTACACAGACTAGGCGCGGAACTCTCGCCTGCTCCTTTTACCGTGGCGTTGGTATCCGATGTCGCCATCCGCCGCCTGAACCTGGCCTTCCGACATAAGGACTCCACCACGGATGTCCTGTCCTTCCATTCCGGCGACGCCGAGAGGAAAAAACTTCGGATAGGGCATGGAGAGAGAGCCCCCAACATTGAGGAAACTGTCGGCTTGGGCGACATCGTGATAGCCGCGCCCACCGCTTCCCGTGCCGCCGGACAATTTGGCTGGACCCTCACGCAGGAGCTTCAGGCGCTCGCGCTGCATGGACTGTTGCATTTAATGGGGTATGATCATGAAACGGATCATGGGGAGATGGCTCGGGCTGAGCGACGATGGGGACGGCGATTTGGATTGCCGCAAACGCTGCTCTCGCGCCAGTACACGAAGTCGCGCCGGCCAAAAGAATTCCGCCGGAAAGCCGTGCAGTCCTAGTTCCGCGTCAACATTATGCACCTGCTGATTACCACGCTCTTTATCATCTGCTCGCTGCTGCTGGCGCTGTTCGTCTTCGTCAGCCGCCTTGCCCTGGGACGGGGACGATTTGCCGTCCGTGGCGCTAAAAATGATCTGCCGTATTTCACCGAGATGATCGAGCCCAAGCTGGGCCTCTCCGAGGAGCGCGCGCAGTGGACGTTTCCCGTGCTGGTCCAAGCAACGATCTCCCTGCAAGGGTTTTTGCTGGCGGCCTGGAACATGGGACAACCATTTGATTGGGAGACACTGCTCCAGCAGGCCGCCATCCTGCTTCTGAACGTGATTCTCTTCGGTCAGGTCATTCCTTATGTCCTGCTGACGCACACCGACGGACGCTGGCTTGTCCATAGTCTGGGGATTCTGCGCGCCTCCATACTGGCTTCCATGCCGC
Encoded proteins:
- a CDS encoding ATP phosphoribosyltransferase: MSKLKLGIPKGSLQDATIELFARAGFKITVGSRSYYPNIDDDEIECVLIRAQEMARYVEDGVLDAGLTGHDWVIENDADIVVVTNLVYSKASFGKVRWVLAVPESSNIQGPKDLQGKIVATELVKATEKYLARHGVTAKVEFSWGATEVKPPLLADAIVEVTETGSSLRANKLKIVDTVLESNTVLIANKQSWQDAWKQEKLANIKMLLEGAMLAHGRVGLMLNVHQDNLKAVLAVLPALKQPTISQLSETGWIAVNTILEEKLVRVIIPRLKGAGAQGIVEYPLNKIVM
- the hisI gene encoding phosphoribosyl-AMP cyclohydrolase, whose amino-acid sequence is MSTEFQLDFKKSGGMIPAVVQETGTGKVLMLGYMNQEAFDKTLASGNVTFFSRSQNKLWMKGETSGHVLKVREVLVDCDLDTILCVADQLGPGTCHEGYYSCFFRRVEDGKLVEVEPRSYDPKAYYAPKPAALAKEAK
- a CDS encoding PhoH family protein, which translates into the protein MKKDVKLSSGIETLFGTRDENLRLLESELRLTLQLKNEAIEIDGEPLDVERMERLLDDYDKLMQEGVIFSNGDLRGFLKIVADDPSASLHSLVTSSRNRNLGKKAVVPKSLHQRIYMESIDRNDMVFGIGPAGTGKTYLAVSMAVSYLLARRVNRIVLARPAVEAGERLGFLPGTLQEKVDPFLRPLYDALYDLLEAEKVERFLEKGAIEIAPIAFMRGRTLNDSFVILDEAQNTTGEQMKMFLTHLGFNSKMVITGDITQIDLPGDKRSGLLSAMDVVQKVEGISFTYFDERDVVRHHLVQKIVRAYDAYSQATAQTSADQERFRFAGEPGSHQT
- a CDS encoding ABC transporter ATP-binding protein yields the protein MMAAIEIIGLSKDYLTGFWRKRPRRVLDGLTLSVETGEVFGFLGHNGAGKTTTLKILTSLIAPTEGTASILGSPIGTPETFNQVGYLPENPYFYDYLTPDELLDYFGRFFPMTAAQRHERRETVLDQVGLKEFRGTALRKFSKGMLQRIGIAQAVLHDPQIVLLDEPMSGLDPVGRRDVRNLILHLKQQGKTIFFSTHILSDAEALCDRVAILGRGKLVGVGRIADLLRRESGYEAIVECDEPETKRKLEALASMPAVSSGGHFRLEVGEDRVRELHAICAAGRAHLISLNPLRFSLEDYFVGLLDRSAPAAVDRTGPHS
- a CDS encoding tetratricopeptide repeat protein — translated: MPQQGLQTKIILPVVLCVLLASAAVQQKIDLHLDVLRNQSQPIDYVLPGTVLRSLSMGQNGLLADFYWTRAVQYFGTQRVNHQEDFSLLFPLLNTAVELDPQLLVVYSVGNFFLSTPAPRGAGRPDHAVELLRRGIAANPDAWRLWHYLGFTYYWELGDFEQAAKSYLEGSKNPKAQPWMKVMAAAISAKGGNRDISRYLWSEIHATTQDETIRANAELQLKILKAADDVDELERLAREFQQREKRWPNNLQELVLAGLLSSVPVDPTGVPYLLEPEGKVAIDPSSVVSRSNLPSPEAFNPN
- the argS gene encoding arginine--tRNA ligase, which translates into the protein MEKPVLYLATQSRIQQAVRDFAQRQWQLDVNVLISVPPQPAMGDMALVLAMELARKLRRPPKQIAEEIATEARLVPGVARVEVAGAGYVNIFLNRAAYASRMMAAPIAKTQVSTALPLAEKIIVEHTNINPNKAAHIGHLRNAALGDTFVRLLRARGAPVEVQNYIDNTGVQVADVVAGFLHMEMKSPDDVARLIADPTIRFDYYCWDLYARVSKIFEEDKSRLELRRRTLQEIEHGEGDTARVAEMVATEIVRYHLRTMLRLGVEYDVLPRESEILHLRFWDQAFELLKQREAIYLESVGKNAGCWVMRQKGAAETAAKEIDSAAAAATVDDTKVIVRSNGTVTYVGKDIAYQLWKFGLLGRDFHYQPFHTYPDGRVLWVSSMTSGQAGAPAFGQGQKVYNVIDVRQSYLQDIVAQGLRALGYESEADRSIHFSYEMVALSPRTCELMGIELSAEDKARPFVEVSGRKGLGIKADDLIDRLIDEARREVDSRHPDTPDEKRAEIAQKIAIGALRYFLLKFTCTSVIAFDLKDALSFEGETGPYVQYAVVRARNIFRKLSDEGGRFDLSRITPELLASSLNSPEGDSFWQLLYLSSRWEFAVEQAVATSEPAAMAKYSFQLAQAFNYFYHQHRILIEPDADRKMFLLWLVSVLDSHLTHAIELLGIEVPAAM
- the rsmA gene encoding ribosomal RNA small subunit methyltransferase A, whose protein sequence is MARSISSAPSSKTGAPLGQHFLVDRRIEQRIFEAVRPTSRSVVLEIGGGPGNMTRLLAERAARVVSVEIDRKLAAKLEEQFADDFRVEILTGDILKVPIDEIAQRYGVARLLVFGNLPYYITSPILMRLFANMQVIDRIVVMMQYEVAMRIIATPGTSEYGLLSVTCQYYTEPKLLFPIPAHAFNPPPKVVSALVSMPVCPQKLSLGIQDEADFWLWMRAAFAQKRKTLVNNWKTLAPAPVIMAAIGKEGFDSRIRAEDLSLRELAILYRNTSHTIHHQG
- the ybeY gene encoding rRNA maturation RNase YbeY translates to MKAMEVALLNQQRSIQIDCARLRSYLHRLGAELSPAPFTVALVSDVAIRRLNLAFRHKDSTTDVLSFHSGDAERKKLRIGHGERAPNIEETVGLGDIVIAAPTASRAAGQFGWTLTQELQALALHGLLHLMGYDHETDHGEMARAERRWGRRFGLPQTLLSRQYTKSRRPKEFRRKAVQS